One Leishmania infantum JPCM5 genome chromosome 26 genomic window carries:
- a CDS encoding putative protein kinase, whose product MATPVTDPPKIIGRELHLDRLIGSGGFGEVYLAVRTKLATNPKHNFTFPAECVVKVMRRGLCTEEDVAAMNREVATLSSMDHPYIVAYIGAWVEAARGKFFGCYCLAMKYCEGGDLHGFIAQCIKAHRLPPVDVAVRIMAQVFSALNYSHSRRLIHRDIKPGNVFLTLQKSGVPDKAMVGDYGLVRSLEATRQLVKTRVGTPTYISPEIAAGEAYSTKTDIFSAGTMFYELLSLHRPFWKRMMTDQQLFREVLHRDPMPQFRAYTSSVYGTALADVIEACLTKHEANRATAYDALVRLTSPITAYVLKYAIPVYPEKDALTTSPPRPPAASSAPDGHASAADADGDAATARQRLERLFLVRKGTAVGARLTRLLSHNAELLFQVRVLVACRSDNTDHLENGLAELLWAFPDAEVPFQEVIDLVMSDYRQLAE is encoded by the coding sequence ATGGCGACCCCTGTCACGGATCCGCCGAAGATCATCGGCCGCGAGCTTCACCTCGACCGCCtcatcggcagcggtggcttCGGCGAAGTGTATTTGGCTGTTCGCACCAAGTTGGCAACGAATCCAAAGCACAACTTCACGTTCCCAGCGGAGTGCGTCGTCAAGGTGATGCGGCGAGGGCTCTGCACCGAGGAGGATGTTGCCGCCATGAATCGAGAGGTGGCGACGCTGAGCTCAATGGACCATCCGTACATTGTCGCCTATATCGGCGCTTGggtggaggcggcacgcGGGAAGTTCTTCGGCTGCTATTGCCTGGCCATGAAGTACTGCGAAGGTGGAGACCTGCACGGGTTCATTGCGCAGTGTATCAAGGCTCACCGCCTTCCCCCTGTTGACGTTGCGGTGCGCATCATGGCACAAGTCTTCTCTGCCCTCAACTACAGCCACTCACGCCGACTTATCCACCGCGATATCAAGCCGGGTAATGTGTTTCTGACGCTTCAGAAGAGCGGGGTGCCGGACAAGGCAATGGTGGGCGACTATGGTCTTGTGCGCTCACTTGaggcgacgcggcagctggTCAAGACGCGCGTGGGGACGCCGACGTACATTTCACCTGAGATCGCCGCTGGCGAGGCGTACAGCACCAAGACGGACATCTTTTCTGCAGGCACCATGTTCTACGAGCTGCTTTCCCTGCATCGTCCGTTCTGGAAGCGGATGATGACAGACCAGCAGCTGTTTCGCGAGGTCCTGCACCGCGATCCGATGCCGCAGTTTCGTGCGTACACGAGCTCCGTCTACGGCACTGCACTGGCCGACGTGATTGAGGCGTGTCTTACGAAGCACGAGGCAAACAGGGCCACCGCCTACGACGCTCTTGTCCGCCTGACCTCGCCGATCACCGCGTACGTGCTCAAGTACGCCATTCCGGTGTACCCGGAAAAGGACGCGTTGACGACGTCTCCGCCGCGCCCGCCTGCCGCGTCATCCGCGCCCGACGGTCACGCATCCGCAGCGGATGCGGATGGAGACGCTGCCACGGCGCGTCAACGGCTAGAGCGTCTGTTCCTTGTCCGCAAAGGCACAGCAGTGGGTGCCAGACTCACGCGCCTGCTGTCGCACAATGCCGAGCTTCTCTTCCAAGTACGCGTCCTGGTCGCCTGCCGCAGTGACAATACTGACCATCTCGAGAATGGCTTGGCAGAGCTGCTCTGGGCGTTTCCAGATGCAGAGGTACCCTTTCAGGAAGTAATCGATTTAGTTATGAGTGACTACCGCCAACTTGCGGAGTAA
- a CDS encoding putative serine/threonine protein phosphatase encodes MLLTDRGNPSVPPPNWEPLSSSALFDESGKARPDVVREHLTKEGLLQEADALTIITQCALIWKDEPNVLRLDGSVVIAGDIHGQFFDLLNLLSIGGDPSQQKYIFLGDYVDRGCFGMEVILLLMCYKICYPETMIMLRGNHESRHLTTYFNFKREVLYKYSIAVYNAIMSAFDCLPLACILNDRFLCVHGGLSPELKRISDIGAIHRFREPPSSGPMCDLLWADPLDEKEEDPAAAPLFVPNTTRGCSYVYSNAAACNFLEENGLITIIRGHEAQDEGYHLYKKTNKGFPAVICIFSAPNYCDTYDNRAAVVMLNRNIMSIRQFNSSPHPYYLPNFMNAFTWSLPFVEEKLLDIGTNVLHPIDGSEDHLLLDGAEATTAAPTPGANTESRDGSVLEQRGEKIREKILAMGRLSRMFHTLCEGGESRLPPKGLAGGILPQGGLPCGPDSVQAAGRGLQQSKEMDSANGRWQDCLIEGDLEP; translated from the coding sequence ATGCTCCTCACAGACCGTGGCAATCCGtcagtgccgccgccgaatTGGGAGCCACTAAGCAGCTCTGCGCTCTTCGACGAGAGTGGCAAGGCGCGCCCTGATGTGGTGCGCGAGCACCTCACAAAGGAGGgtctgctgcaggaggcggatGCCCTGACGATTATTACCCAGTGCGCCTTGATATGGAAAGACGAACCAAATGTGCTGCGTCTCGATGGTTCGGTGGTCATCGCTGGCGATATACATGGCCAATTTTTCGATTTACTGAACCTCCTCTCCATCGGCGGCGACCCGTCCCAGCAGAAGTACATCTTCCTGGGCGACTATGTCGACCGCGGGTGCTTCGGCATGGAGGTGATCCTGCTACTCATGTGCTACAAGATCTGCTACCCCGAAACAATGATCATGCTGCGCGGCAACCACGAAAGTCGACACCTCACGACGTACTTCAACTTCAAGCGCGAGGTGCTCTACAAGTACTCCATCGCCGTGTACAACGCCATAATGTCCGCCTTCGATTGCCTGCCGCTTGCATGCATTCTCAACGATCGATTCCTCTGCGTGCACGGCGGCTTGTCGCCGGAGCTGAAGCGGATCTCCGACATTGGCGCCATTCACCGCTTCCGCgagccgccgtcgtcggggCCGATGTGCGACCTGCTCTGGGCAGACCCGCTGgacgaaaaagaggaggaccctgcggcggcgccgctgttcgTGCCCAACACAACCCGAGGCTGCTCATACGTCTACAgcaacgctgccgcctgcAACTTCTTGGAGGAAAACGGCCTCATCACAATCATCCGTGGCCACGAGGCCCAGGATGAGGGCTACCACTTGTACAAGAAGACAAACAAGGGGTTTCCTGCGGTGATTTGCATCTTTTCCGCGCCGAACTACTGCGACACATACGACAACCgggccgccgtcgtcatgCTGAACCGCAACATTATGAGCATCCGTCAGTTCAACAGCAGCCCTCACCCCTACTACCTGCCTAACTTCATGAACGCCTTTACTTGGTCGCTGCCCTTCGTtgaggagaagctgctcgaCATTGGGACGAACGTCCTGCACCCCATTGACGGAAGTGAGGATCATCTGCTTTTGGACGGGGCAgaggcgacgacggccgCACCGACACCGGGGGCGAACACAGAAAGCCGCGACGGGAGCGTCCTGGAACAGCGAGGCGAGAAAATTCGCGAGAAGATACTGGCGATGGGGAGGCTCTCCCGCATGTTCCACACCTTGTGCGAAGGAGGCGAGAGCCGTCTTCCACCTAAGGGACTGGCAGGTGGCATACTACCGCAGGGTGGGCTGCCGTGTGGCCCCGACAGTGTGCAAGCAGCCGGCCGCGGCCTTCAGCAATCAAAAGAGATGGACTCTGCCAATGGGCGCTGGCAGGATTGTCTGATCGAGGGCGACTTGGAGCCGTAG